One window of Desulfosoma sp. genomic DNA carries:
- a CDS encoding DUF4340 domain-containing protein gives MKWRHSIIYLLVLIVLGGYYYWFEVVKKREKDEAERVKNKLYTVKAENVEELFLEAEGKPRVHLVKKDGTWVLEEPLDTEADQGAVDTLVHVLVELEKSREVDTAAKDVALYGLAAPHLTVRFRSADTWHRLRFGSQNPSGESRYAVKEDENAVFLVAAGQVQGLSKTPEDLRRRDLLTFDDDNIEGLKVSWADGRRVELVREEKNKETWRCVEEPERRVKNTKVENVLNQLRWLRAKTFLDSAGQEAPWQGEAFEVQVILRGFDGSEQSIQLGRKKDQPETYVALSSQLKTPVTVDASIFKELPKTVRDVEDRSLVALNSKDVTRVEYNVGEEKGELILEDGGTWVQVKADGTRRRFKESWRVRPLFWEWEDLEYEEKVPTEEACGQSQDMNRMAFFQKDKGLGVLTWLQRQPNDKDDTLPLCVDSGTAFLVKAEKIKEIERKFREVLKSP, from the coding sequence ATGAAGTGGCGTCATTCGATCATTTACCTGCTCGTGTTGATTGTTCTGGGCGGCTACTATTATTGGTTTGAAGTCGTCAAAAAGCGGGAAAAGGACGAGGCGGAGAGGGTTAAGAACAAACTTTATACGGTGAAAGCGGAAAACGTGGAGGAACTCTTCCTCGAGGCCGAAGGCAAGCCGAGGGTGCACCTGGTCAAAAAGGACGGGACATGGGTTTTGGAAGAGCCCCTCGACACCGAAGCCGATCAAGGCGCTGTAGACACCTTGGTTCATGTTCTGGTGGAATTGGAAAAAAGCCGTGAGGTGGACACAGCCGCCAAGGACGTGGCCCTTTACGGGCTTGCGGCCCCTCACCTTACAGTGCGGTTTCGTTCCGCAGACACGTGGCATCGTCTGCGGTTCGGGTCCCAAAACCCTTCAGGGGAAAGCCGCTATGCCGTTAAAGAAGACGAAAATGCTGTTTTTCTTGTGGCTGCAGGCCAGGTACAGGGTTTAAGTAAAACGCCGGAAGATCTTCGTCGTCGAGATCTTTTGACCTTTGACGATGATAACATTGAAGGCCTCAAAGTGTCTTGGGCTGACGGACGCCGTGTGGAGCTGGTTCGAGAGGAAAAAAATAAAGAGACATGGCGCTGTGTGGAAGAGCCTGAAAGGCGTGTGAAGAACACCAAGGTGGAAAACGTTCTGAACCAGTTACGGTGGTTACGGGCCAAAACCTTTTTGGATTCTGCCGGTCAAGAGGCTCCATGGCAAGGGGAGGCTTTCGAGGTCCAGGTGATTCTGCGAGGCTTCGATGGTTCCGAACAATCCATTCAGCTGGGACGCAAAAAAGATCAACCGGAAACCTATGTGGCCCTGAGTTCCCAGCTCAAGACTCCGGTGACCGTCGATGCCTCCATCTTCAAGGAACTGCCTAAGACGGTGCGCGATGTGGAAGATCGATCCCTCGTGGCTTTGAACTCCAAAGACGTCACACGTGTGGAATACAACGTGGGTGAAGAAAAAGGTGAACTGATCCTTGAAGACGGCGGCACGTGGGTCCAGGTGAAAGCCGATGGTACCCGGCGCCGATTCAAGGAATCCTGGCGTGTTCGTCCCCTGTTTTGGGAATGGGAGGATTTGGAATACGAGGAAAAGGTTCCCACTGAGGAAGCTTGCGGACAAAGTCAGGACATGAACCGCATGGCCTTTTTCCAAAAGGACAAGGGGCTCGGCGTGTTGACCTGGCTCCAAAGACAGCCGAATGACAAGGATGACACCCTGCCGCTCTGTGTCGATTCCGGCACGGCTTTTCTTGTCAAAGCTGAAAAAATCAAAGAAATCGAAAGAAAATTTCGAGAAGTCTTGAAAAGCCCATAA
- the queF gene encoding preQ(1) synthase, giving the protein MPQDDLDQLTLLGRPSPLPKHPDEAVLETFANPHPDVDYVVRLTAPEFTTLCPLTGQPDFAVIIVDYVPRERLVESKSYKLFLGSFRNYGTFHEACTVTILKRLQQAMNPKYLRVVGLWYARGGIPIDVVVETGQIPQGCRPLPLEKTSYRGGRE; this is encoded by the coding sequence ATGCCTCAAGACGATCTGGACCAACTGACCCTTCTGGGACGCCCCTCACCACTTCCAAAACATCCCGACGAAGCGGTTTTGGAAACCTTTGCCAACCCGCATCCAGACGTGGACTACGTGGTGCGGCTTACAGCCCCCGAATTCACAACCTTATGCCCACTGACGGGTCAACCTGACTTTGCCGTGATCATCGTCGACTATGTGCCTCGAGAAAGGCTCGTGGAAAGCAAATCCTACAAGCTCTTTCTCGGAAGTTTTCGCAATTACGGAACATTTCATGAAGCCTGCACGGTGACCATTCTCAAGAGATTGCAACAGGCCATGAATCCCAAGTATTTGCGTGTGGTGGGCCTTTGGTATGCTCGCGGAGGGATTCCCATCGACGTTGTGGTGGAAACAGGACAGATTCCTCAAGGATGCCGTCCCCTGCCGCTGGAAAAAACCAGCTACAGGGGAGGTCGTGAATAG
- the fusA gene encoding elongation factor G gives MMKDLTKLRNIGISAHIDSGKTTLTERILFYTRKIHAIHEVKGKDGVGATMDSMELEKERGITIQSAATHCLWKDHAINIIDTPGHVDFTIEVERALRVLDGAVLVLCGVGGVQSQSVTVDRQMRRYNVPRIAFVNKCDRAGANPLKVADQLREKLGHVPVLLQIPLGLEAEHQGVVDLIRMKAVTFEGPNGEDVREHDIPSELQALALEKREEMLDTLSLFSDELTEAILEETVTEDIIHQAVRQATLNLRITPVLMGSAYKNKGVQPLLDAVLRYLPGPADVQNTALDADRDNEEVPLKSSPDLPLVMLAFKLEVTRYGQLTYVRLYQGSIEKGSTIVNTRTGKVSKVGRLCRMHADEMEDIESASAGDIVALFGIDCASGDTFTDGSRRLTMTSIYVPEPVISLAIKPKDKKAEMNLSKALTRFTKEDPTFRSYLDEETGETLICGMGELHLDVYVERMRREYGAEVSTGQPKVAYRETITQKADFDYTHKKQTGGAGQYGRVAGFIEPLEEGDYEFVNRITGGVIPQEFIPSCDKGFRACLKKGSLGGFPVTGVRVTIHDGNTHPVDSSDLAFQQAAIGAFRQAYEKAKPQLMEPLMRVVVETPSEFQGAVLGTLNQRRGMIISTAEDGTFSSIEAEVPLSEMFGYSTVLRSATQGKAEFTMEFARYSPVPKGIAEEIIRARKEELGRKN, from the coding sequence CAGCCACGCATTGCCTGTGGAAAGACCATGCCATCAATATCATCGATACGCCTGGGCATGTGGATTTTACCATTGAAGTGGAACGGGCCTTGAGGGTCTTGGATGGAGCCGTTCTGGTGCTGTGCGGCGTGGGCGGCGTGCAAAGTCAGTCCGTAACTGTAGACCGGCAGATGAGACGTTACAATGTGCCAAGGATCGCCTTTGTGAACAAGTGTGACCGCGCCGGCGCCAACCCGCTCAAGGTGGCTGACCAGCTTCGAGAAAAACTTGGGCATGTGCCTGTTCTGTTGCAGATTCCCTTGGGTTTGGAAGCGGAGCATCAAGGTGTTGTGGACCTGATTCGCATGAAGGCCGTGACTTTTGAAGGTCCCAACGGTGAAGACGTTCGCGAACACGATATCCCTTCAGAATTGCAGGCTCTGGCCCTGGAAAAGCGCGAGGAGATGCTGGACACTCTGTCGCTCTTTTCCGATGAACTCACAGAAGCCATTCTGGAAGAAACGGTTACCGAAGACATCATTCACCAGGCCGTGCGCCAGGCGACTTTGAATCTTCGAATCACCCCCGTTCTTATGGGTTCCGCTTACAAGAACAAGGGTGTGCAGCCGCTGCTGGATGCGGTGCTGCGTTATTTGCCCGGTCCAGCCGATGTGCAGAACACGGCTCTGGACGCGGACCGGGACAACGAAGAAGTCCCCTTGAAATCCAGCCCGGATCTGCCTCTTGTCATGTTGGCCTTTAAACTGGAAGTCACCCGCTACGGTCAATTGACCTATGTGCGTCTTTATCAGGGATCCATCGAGAAAGGTTCCACCATTGTCAACACCCGCACCGGCAAGGTGTCCAAGGTCGGGCGCCTTTGTCGCATGCATGCCGATGAAATGGAAGATATTGAATCCGCTTCCGCCGGCGACATTGTCGCCCTTTTCGGCATCGACTGCGCTTCAGGGGACACCTTTACGGACGGAAGCCGACGTCTGACCATGACTTCCATCTACGTTCCGGAGCCCGTCATTTCCTTGGCTATCAAGCCCAAAGACAAAAAGGCCGAAATGAACCTGAGCAAGGCTCTCACGCGTTTCACCAAGGAAGATCCCACTTTTCGTTCCTATCTGGACGAAGAAACGGGAGAAACCCTCATTTGCGGCATGGGGGAACTGCATCTGGACGTGTATGTGGAGCGCATGCGACGGGAGTACGGGGCCGAGGTGTCCACCGGTCAGCCCAAGGTAGCTTATCGTGAAACCATTACCCAAAAGGCGGATTTCGATTACACCCACAAGAAACAGACGGGAGGTGCAGGGCAATACGGTCGTGTGGCCGGATTCATTGAACCTTTGGAAGAAGGCGATTATGAATTCGTCAACCGCATCACCGGGGGCGTGATTCCTCAGGAATTTATTCCGTCCTGTGACAAGGGATTCCGCGCCTGCCTTAAAAAGGGGTCTCTTGGAGGCTTTCCCGTCACGGGGGTTCGAGTGACGATTCATGACGGCAACACCCATCCTGTGGATTCTTCGGACCTGGCTTTTCAGCAGGCAGCCATCGGAGCCTTCCGCCAAGCGTATGAAAAGGCCAAGCCGCAACTCATGGAACCCCTCATGCGCGTCGTGGTGGAAACCCCTTCCGAATTCCAAGGCGCGGTTCTGGGCACCTTGAACCAACGCCGAGGCATGATTATCAGCACGGCGGAAGACGGCACTTTTTCAAGTATCGAAGCCGAAGTGCCTCTTTCGGAAATGTTCGGCTATTCCACCGTGCTTCGGTCCGCAACCCAAGGCAAGGCGGAATTCACCATGGAATTTGCTCGCTACAGCCCTGTGCCTAAAGGCATCGCCGAGGAGATCATACGAGCACGGAAAGAGGAACTGGGCCGGAAAAACTAA